The proteins below come from a single Cervus canadensis isolate Bull #8, Minnesota chromosome 2, ASM1932006v1, whole genome shotgun sequence genomic window:
- the CRTC2 gene encoding CREB-regulated transcription coactivator 2 isoform X3 yields the protein MVSPLRRYPRHIDSSPYSPAYLSPPPESSWRRTMPWGNFPAEKGQLFRLPSALNRTSSDSALHTSVMNPSPQDTYPGPAPPSVLPSRRGGCLDGDMDSKVPAIEENLLDDKHLLKPWDAKKLSSSSSRPRSCEVPGINIFPSPDQPATVPVLPPAMNTGGSLPDLTNLHFPPPLPTPLDPEETAYPSLSGGSSTSNLTHTMTHLGISGGLALGPGYDAPGLHSPLSHPSLQSSLSNPNLQASLSSPQPQLQGSHSHPSLPASSLARHALPTTSLGHPSLSAPALSSSSSSSSASSPVLGAPPYPASAPGASPRHRRVPLSPLSLPAGPADARRSQQQLPKQFSPTMSPTLSSITQGVPLDTSKLPTDQRLPPYPYSPPSLVLPTQQHTPKPLQQPGLSSQACSVQPSGAQPPGRQLQCGALYPPSPSGHGPQSYHRSMSDFSLGNLEQFNMENPSTSLALDPPGFSEGPGFLGGEGPVSGPQDPHALNHQNVTHCSRHGSGPNIILTGDASPGFSKEIAAALAGVPGFEVSAAGLGLGLGLEEELRMEPLGLEGLSMLSDPCALLPDPAVEDSFRSDRLQ from the exons ATGGTGTCCCCACTTCGCCGCTACCCCCGCCAC ATTGACAGCTCTCCCTATAGTCCTGCCTATTTATCTCCTCCCCCGGAGTCCAGCTGGCGGAG GACAATGCCCTGGGGCAATTTCCCTGCAGAGAAGGGGCAGTTGTTTCGACTACCATCTGCACTTAACAG GACAAGTTCTGACTCTGCCCTTCACACAAGCGTGATGAACCCCAGCCCTCAGGACACTTATCCAGGCCCTGCACCCCCCAGCGTCCTGCCGAGCCGCCGTGGAG GTTGTCTGGATGGCGACATGGACTCCAAAG TCCCTGCTATTGAGGAGAACTTGCTAGATGATAAGCACTTGTTGAAACCATGGGACGCTAAGAAG cTGTCCTCGTCCTCCTCCCGACCTCGGTCCTGTGAAGTCCCTGGAATTAA catcttcCCGTCTCCTGACCAGCCTGCCACTGTGCCTGTCCTCCCACCTGCCATGAACACGGGAGGCTCCCTACCTGATCTCACCAACCTGCACTTTCCCCCGCCGCTGCCCACCCCTCTGGACCCAGAGGAGACAGCCTATCCCAGCCTGAGTGGGGGCAGCAGTACCTCCAATCTGACCCACACCATGACCCACCTGGGCATCAGCgggggcctggccctgggcccGGGCTATGATGCGCCAG GACTTCATTCACCTCTCAGCCACCCATCCTTGCAGTCCTCCCTAAGCAATCCCaacctccaggcttccctgagcaGTCCTCAGCCCCAGCTCCAGGGCTCCCACAGTCACCCCTCACTGCCTGCCTCCTCCTTGGCCCGCCACGCACTGCCCACCACCTCCCTGGGTCACCCCTCGCTCAGTGCCccagccctctcctcctcctcttcctcctcttcggCTTCATCTCCGGTGCTGGGGGCCCCCCCTTACCCGGCTTCTGCCCCTGGGGCCTCCCCCCGCCACCGCCGTGTGCCCCTCAGTCCCCTGAGTTTGCCCGCGGGCCCAGCCGACGCCAGAAGGTCCCAACAGCAACTGCCCAAACAGTTTTCGCCAACAATGTCACCCACCTTGTCTTCCATCACTCAG GGCGTCCCCCTGGATACCAGTAAGCTGCCCACTGACCAGCGGCTGCCTCCATACCCATACAGCCCCCCAAGTTTGGTTCTGCCCACCCAGCAACACACCCCAAAGCCTCTGCAGCAGCCAGGGCTGTCCTCCCAGGCCTGCTCAGTGCAGCCCTCAGGGGCTCAGCCCCCAGGCAGGCAGCTGCAGTGTGGGGCACTGTACCCACCCAGCCCCAGTGGGCACGGGCCACAGTCTTACCACCGGTCGATGAGTGACTTCAGCCTGGGGAAC cTGGAGCAGTTCAACATGGAGAACCCATCGACCAGCCTGGCGCTTGATCCCCCTGGCTTTTCTGAAGGGCCTGGTTTCTTAGGGGGTGAGGGACCAGTGAGTGGCCCCCAGGACCCTCACGCCCTCAACCACCAGAACGTAACCCACTGTTCCCGCCACGGCTCAGGGCCTAACATCATCCTCACAG GAGACGCCTCCCCAGGCTTCTCCAAGGAGATTGCAGCGGCCCTGGCCGGAGTGCCGGGCTTCGAGGTGTCAgcagctgggctggggctggggctggggctggaggaggagctgcGCATGGAGCCACTGGGCCTGGAGGGGCTCAGCATGCTGAGCGACCCCTGCGCCCTGCTGCCTGACCCGGCTGTGGAGGACTCGTTCCGCAGTGACCGGCTGCAGTGA
- the CRTC2 gene encoding CREB-regulated transcription coactivator 2 isoform X1, producing the protein MATSGANGPGSATASASNPRKFSEKIALQKQRQAEETAAFEEVMMDIGSTRLQAQKLRLAYTRSSHYGGSLPNVNQIGCGLAEFQSPLHSPLDSSRSTRHHGLVERVQRDPRRMVSPLRRYPRHIDSSPYSPAYLSPPPESSWRRTMPWGNFPAEKGQLFRLPSALNRTSSDSALHTSVMNPSPQDTYPGPAPPSVLPSRRGGCLDGDMDSKVPAIEENLLDDKHLLKPWDAKKLSSSSSRPRSCEVPGINIFPSPDQPATVPVLPPAMNTGGSLPDLTNLHFPPPLPTPLDPEETAYPSLSGGSSTSNLTHTMTHLGISGGLALGPGYDAPGLHSPLSHPSLQSSLSNPNLQASLSSPQPQLQGSHSHPSLPASSLARHALPTTSLGHPSLSAPALSSSSSSSSASSPVLGAPPYPASAPGASPRHRRVPLSPLSLPAGPADARRSQQQLPKQFSPTMSPTLSSITQGVPLDTSKLPTDQRLPPYPYSPPSLVLPTQQHTPKPLQQPGLSSQACSVQPSGAQPPGRQLQCGALYPPSPSGHGPQSYHRSMSDFSLGNLEQFNMENPSTSLALDPPGFSEGPGFLGGEGPVSGPQDPHALNHQNVTHCSRHGSGPNIILTGDASPGFSKEIAAALAGVPGFEVSAAGLGLGLGLEEELRMEPLGLEGLSMLSDPCALLPDPAVEDSFRSDRLQ; encoded by the exons TTACAGGCCCAAAAACTGCGGCTGGCGTACACAAGGAGCTCCCACTACGGTGGCTCTCTGCCCAACGTGAACCAGATTGGCTGTGGCCTAGCCGAGTTCCAG AGCCCCCTCCACTCCCCTCTGGATTCATCTCGGAGCACTCGACACCACGGGCTGGTGGAACGGGTGCAGCGAGACCCCCGAAGAATGGTGTCCCCACTTCGCCGCTACCCCCGCCAC ATTGACAGCTCTCCCTATAGTCCTGCCTATTTATCTCCTCCCCCGGAGTCCAGCTGGCGGAG GACAATGCCCTGGGGCAATTTCCCTGCAGAGAAGGGGCAGTTGTTTCGACTACCATCTGCACTTAACAG GACAAGTTCTGACTCTGCCCTTCACACAAGCGTGATGAACCCCAGCCCTCAGGACACTTATCCAGGCCCTGCACCCCCCAGCGTCCTGCCGAGCCGCCGTGGAG GTTGTCTGGATGGCGACATGGACTCCAAAG TCCCTGCTATTGAGGAGAACTTGCTAGATGATAAGCACTTGTTGAAACCATGGGACGCTAAGAAG cTGTCCTCGTCCTCCTCCCGACCTCGGTCCTGTGAAGTCCCTGGAATTAA catcttcCCGTCTCCTGACCAGCCTGCCACTGTGCCTGTCCTCCCACCTGCCATGAACACGGGAGGCTCCCTACCTGATCTCACCAACCTGCACTTTCCCCCGCCGCTGCCCACCCCTCTGGACCCAGAGGAGACAGCCTATCCCAGCCTGAGTGGGGGCAGCAGTACCTCCAATCTGACCCACACCATGACCCACCTGGGCATCAGCgggggcctggccctgggcccGGGCTATGATGCGCCAG GACTTCATTCACCTCTCAGCCACCCATCCTTGCAGTCCTCCCTAAGCAATCCCaacctccaggcttccctgagcaGTCCTCAGCCCCAGCTCCAGGGCTCCCACAGTCACCCCTCACTGCCTGCCTCCTCCTTGGCCCGCCACGCACTGCCCACCACCTCCCTGGGTCACCCCTCGCTCAGTGCCccagccctctcctcctcctcttcctcctcttcggCTTCATCTCCGGTGCTGGGGGCCCCCCCTTACCCGGCTTCTGCCCCTGGGGCCTCCCCCCGCCACCGCCGTGTGCCCCTCAGTCCCCTGAGTTTGCCCGCGGGCCCAGCCGACGCCAGAAGGTCCCAACAGCAACTGCCCAAACAGTTTTCGCCAACAATGTCACCCACCTTGTCTTCCATCACTCAG GGCGTCCCCCTGGATACCAGTAAGCTGCCCACTGACCAGCGGCTGCCTCCATACCCATACAGCCCCCCAAGTTTGGTTCTGCCCACCCAGCAACACACCCCAAAGCCTCTGCAGCAGCCAGGGCTGTCCTCCCAGGCCTGCTCAGTGCAGCCCTCAGGGGCTCAGCCCCCAGGCAGGCAGCTGCAGTGTGGGGCACTGTACCCACCCAGCCCCAGTGGGCACGGGCCACAGTCTTACCACCGGTCGATGAGTGACTTCAGCCTGGGGAAC cTGGAGCAGTTCAACATGGAGAACCCATCGACCAGCCTGGCGCTTGATCCCCCTGGCTTTTCTGAAGGGCCTGGTTTCTTAGGGGGTGAGGGACCAGTGAGTGGCCCCCAGGACCCTCACGCCCTCAACCACCAGAACGTAACCCACTGTTCCCGCCACGGCTCAGGGCCTAACATCATCCTCACAG GAGACGCCTCCCCAGGCTTCTCCAAGGAGATTGCAGCGGCCCTGGCCGGAGTGCCGGGCTTCGAGGTGTCAgcagctgggctggggctggggctggggctggaggaggagctgcGCATGGAGCCACTGGGCCTGGAGGGGCTCAGCATGCTGAGCGACCCCTGCGCCCTGCTGCCTGACCCGGCTGTGGAGGACTCGTTCCGCAGTGACCGGCTGCAGTGA
- the CRTC2 gene encoding CREB-regulated transcription coactivator 2 isoform X2, with amino-acid sequence MATSGANGPGSATASASNPRKFSEKIALQKQRQAEETAAFEEVMMDIGSTRLQAQKLRLAYTRSSHYGGSLPNVNQIGCGLAEFQSPLHSPLDSSRSTRHHGLVERVQRDPRRMVSPLRRYPRHIDSSPYSPAYLSPPPESSWRRTSSDSALHTSVMNPSPQDTYPGPAPPSVLPSRRGGCLDGDMDSKVPAIEENLLDDKHLLKPWDAKKLSSSSSRPRSCEVPGINIFPSPDQPATVPVLPPAMNTGGSLPDLTNLHFPPPLPTPLDPEETAYPSLSGGSSTSNLTHTMTHLGISGGLALGPGYDAPGLHSPLSHPSLQSSLSNPNLQASLSSPQPQLQGSHSHPSLPASSLARHALPTTSLGHPSLSAPALSSSSSSSSASSPVLGAPPYPASAPGASPRHRRVPLSPLSLPAGPADARRSQQQLPKQFSPTMSPTLSSITQGVPLDTSKLPTDQRLPPYPYSPPSLVLPTQQHTPKPLQQPGLSSQACSVQPSGAQPPGRQLQCGALYPPSPSGHGPQSYHRSMSDFSLGNLEQFNMENPSTSLALDPPGFSEGPGFLGGEGPVSGPQDPHALNHQNVTHCSRHGSGPNIILTGDASPGFSKEIAAALAGVPGFEVSAAGLGLGLGLEEELRMEPLGLEGLSMLSDPCALLPDPAVEDSFRSDRLQ; translated from the exons TTACAGGCCCAAAAACTGCGGCTGGCGTACACAAGGAGCTCCCACTACGGTGGCTCTCTGCCCAACGTGAACCAGATTGGCTGTGGCCTAGCCGAGTTCCAG AGCCCCCTCCACTCCCCTCTGGATTCATCTCGGAGCACTCGACACCACGGGCTGGTGGAACGGGTGCAGCGAGACCCCCGAAGAATGGTGTCCCCACTTCGCCGCTACCCCCGCCAC ATTGACAGCTCTCCCTATAGTCCTGCCTATTTATCTCCTCCCCCGGAGTCCAGCTGGCGGAG GACAAGTTCTGACTCTGCCCTTCACACAAGCGTGATGAACCCCAGCCCTCAGGACACTTATCCAGGCCCTGCACCCCCCAGCGTCCTGCCGAGCCGCCGTGGAG GTTGTCTGGATGGCGACATGGACTCCAAAG TCCCTGCTATTGAGGAGAACTTGCTAGATGATAAGCACTTGTTGAAACCATGGGACGCTAAGAAG cTGTCCTCGTCCTCCTCCCGACCTCGGTCCTGTGAAGTCCCTGGAATTAA catcttcCCGTCTCCTGACCAGCCTGCCACTGTGCCTGTCCTCCCACCTGCCATGAACACGGGAGGCTCCCTACCTGATCTCACCAACCTGCACTTTCCCCCGCCGCTGCCCACCCCTCTGGACCCAGAGGAGACAGCCTATCCCAGCCTGAGTGGGGGCAGCAGTACCTCCAATCTGACCCACACCATGACCCACCTGGGCATCAGCgggggcctggccctgggcccGGGCTATGATGCGCCAG GACTTCATTCACCTCTCAGCCACCCATCCTTGCAGTCCTCCCTAAGCAATCCCaacctccaggcttccctgagcaGTCCTCAGCCCCAGCTCCAGGGCTCCCACAGTCACCCCTCACTGCCTGCCTCCTCCTTGGCCCGCCACGCACTGCCCACCACCTCCCTGGGTCACCCCTCGCTCAGTGCCccagccctctcctcctcctcttcctcctcttcggCTTCATCTCCGGTGCTGGGGGCCCCCCCTTACCCGGCTTCTGCCCCTGGGGCCTCCCCCCGCCACCGCCGTGTGCCCCTCAGTCCCCTGAGTTTGCCCGCGGGCCCAGCCGACGCCAGAAGGTCCCAACAGCAACTGCCCAAACAGTTTTCGCCAACAATGTCACCCACCTTGTCTTCCATCACTCAG GGCGTCCCCCTGGATACCAGTAAGCTGCCCACTGACCAGCGGCTGCCTCCATACCCATACAGCCCCCCAAGTTTGGTTCTGCCCACCCAGCAACACACCCCAAAGCCTCTGCAGCAGCCAGGGCTGTCCTCCCAGGCCTGCTCAGTGCAGCCCTCAGGGGCTCAGCCCCCAGGCAGGCAGCTGCAGTGTGGGGCACTGTACCCACCCAGCCCCAGTGGGCACGGGCCACAGTCTTACCACCGGTCGATGAGTGACTTCAGCCTGGGGAAC cTGGAGCAGTTCAACATGGAGAACCCATCGACCAGCCTGGCGCTTGATCCCCCTGGCTTTTCTGAAGGGCCTGGTTTCTTAGGGGGTGAGGGACCAGTGAGTGGCCCCCAGGACCCTCACGCCCTCAACCACCAGAACGTAACCCACTGTTCCCGCCACGGCTCAGGGCCTAACATCATCCTCACAG GAGACGCCTCCCCAGGCTTCTCCAAGGAGATTGCAGCGGCCCTGGCCGGAGTGCCGGGCTTCGAGGTGTCAgcagctgggctggggctggggctggggctggaggaggagctgcGCATGGAGCCACTGGGCCTGGAGGGGCTCAGCATGCTGAGCGACCCCTGCGCCCTGCTGCCTGACCCGGCTGTGGAGGACTCGTTCCGCAGTGACCGGCTGCAGTGA